CTGGAGTGAACAGCAGAGTCTGCAGAAGGGAATTGAGGTAGCAGGTCCCACCTTGATTTTTGATACCACTGAGATTGGTGAAATCCCTGGGAGCTGGAAGCTCAGAATCTCTGGCCTTggatttcttcccttttccataATGATTGTTtgatataaaggaaaaatcCTCTTCAAATAAGTCCCCAAACATcgtgaaaacaaaacagtcctttaaaaaaataaataaataatctatttaCTATGAAAAAAACGCAATCAAATCCATCCTCCTCAAACCCTCAAAGGTCCTCTTGGCCCAACTGTAGAACTTGCTTTGAGCTCTTTAAAAAGTCTTATTCTCTtcattctaaaaacaaacatcagctCCATAAAGAAACACACGTTAgcataacaaaaaaaagcaaattaaaaccaTTCGTCTCAGCATGCTTTTAACTAGAATCAACTTTGCCACATTTCAATCTTGAATCAGCACAAATACACATGCCAAAATAAACAGGTCATTCTAAACACTTATTATTAACTAGTTTTCAAGGTACTTGCAGGAAATTTCTGTAAGGTCCCCAAAATTTGTGAATATGCCTGCACTGTGTCTCTCAATAAAACCACAAACACATAAAATCTGTCTCTAGCTAGTTCAGATGGAAACAGTGCAATTCATAGGCAGAAATACAACAATGCTTtagcaatatattttctttgcctcCAAATGTTGAGCAAGCCAGAAACTcagtgacaaaagaaaaagaacaccttctatttgctgttttgttttttttcccctccagtctTTTTGGTAGCTCTATGACAAGATCCCACACTTAaatcccttttgttttctacttgCCACTCCCTAGTTTCACTTGCCATGCTGCaatatttgttttagaaatgaatAATCCATGAATTACACTGAAGCACTGAATAATCATTCCCTATCTACCTTCACGTCCAATTTGACGGTTCTTTATCACACTAATCCAAAAGCCCCCGTGATGGATGCtttggaggcattcagggccaggctggatgtggcactgggccACACCATTACATTATTTTAGTCCTTTTGcctatttttaatgcaaacaaataTGCTCTGAGAAGCTGACTATGAAGCAGTATTGAAACATTTactcttatttcttttataagactttttttttttatctctttataCAACACATACCCATTTTAAAACTCCAAAAGTAAAATCATGCAGTTGGAGTAATGAACACATACAGGGAATAAACCTtctttcaaatgtctttttctACTATGAATGCAACTTTAAAACCTTGACCTCACCTCCCGTGCTTCAAGACATGATTGATAAGTCCAGCACCCTCCAAAAGCTCTCAGCCTATTTTACAGTAGGTGTGTCATATTTATAATTGAACTAGACAAATATGATGATTCATATTGTTCTCATGTGAACACATTCTTTGATCCTATTAGGTTTGCTCACAATAAAAGTACACACACACTTGGGAAGCTGACCGAGCACCCCTCACCACTGCAGAGTGAAGGTAAGTGGGACAGTGCCAAACCCTCTCTCACTCCTTGCTTCAGGACCCTCAAAACATTACTGTGTCTTATTCTCAGCTGGgaaggaattgttttctttaaaatgccCAGGgctatgctgtgttttggttccAGGAGTAAAACATTGGTAACAAACCGATGTTTACAGCTGCTCTTAAGCAATGCTGTAGAGAGCCAAGGCCATTTGTAGCAAAGGGcctgaggagctgggagggaataGAGTTAGCACAGATAACTTAAACTAACCAAAGTGATGTTCCATACCACATGGCGTCAAGTAAATGGAGTTCCGAAGGAGGAGGGagctcatttctctctcttttctctacctcagtaaataattttatctcAGCCTacaagttctactttgtttccaacctcccttccccccatccccgatcccccccattcccccttCGCATCGGGAAGCAGGGAAATGTGAGGAAGGCTGTGCGGTGCTGAGACACCTGCTGGCTTAAACCACAACATACTGCCAGCACCTTCCTTCCCTTAAAAGTCATAAAATACAGATTAGAGACATAAAAATCACAGCATTGCTCcggctggaaaagaccttacaGCCCATTTAGTTCCATCTAAGTGGCGTTTGGGGCTGGTTGCCAACAAAAATGGTTGCCCagaccccatccaacctggccttatggcacccacagcttcacCAGGCAGAGGGTGCCAGTTCCTCACCACCCAATGAGTAAACAATTCCTTCCTAATATGTAATCCAGacctcccctctttcagtttaaagccaatCCCCCTTGCGAAATCggtctccttcctgctcctaAGCTCCCTTCAAACACTGGAAGGCTACAACGAGGTCTCCCAAGCGAGACCAGATTCCCCAGGCTGAGCAACCCCAGAGCCCACAGCCTGTATTCAttacaaaaatcattttcatctcttttagAATAGCTCTGTTTCAAAACCCTCTCAAAGCGCCTCCAGCTGAGAGCAGGAAGCCCTCAAGGTCCTGGCCCAAAGCTGGGACACCCTGAGAacgcagcccccagccccctgCGGGCCCCCACCCCATCACCTCCGCTATCAGGCTCCCCACCTCGGCTCAGCCGCCTCTTCCCCTCGCGGGCCGCACCCCCACCCGGCTCCGGCTCCACCCCTCCAGGTAGCTGCGGAAGCTCTCCACTCTCCGCTCGGCCTTGCCTTGGTTCCGGCCAGCCAAGAGGCCCGATCCACACCGCTTAGAACAAGCAGACAGCCCCAAACCGTCGCCTTTTTATCGCCGCCGCCATTTTTGTTTCGGCGCGGCGCACAGCGCGCTGAGGGCCGGCCCCGCCGAGCCTCATGGGGGATGGAGTCCGCTGCCGCCGCGCCGCTAATGCGGGatgcagcagttctgtgcttttattgtgggtttaggttggaagggaccttaaagattatccaGTTCTAACTCCAGTTCCAAGCGCTCTGCTCTGGGCAGGGGTGCCCCCCCAGCGGCTCAGGTAGCCTCCACAGtggggcacccacagcagcCTGTACTAGTGCATTACTGCCCCTGAATAAACAAGtccttcctaacatctaacctaaacttctCTCTTAGCTTAAAGCActtccctcttgtcctgtcaggACTGGAGTCAAAACTGCCCCAAAGAATGCATCTTAAGATGAAAGAGTTCCTCCATCATGCCCCAGCTATGCCCTTCCCCACTCAAGCATGAAGTTCCCAGCTGTCTCCTTGTGTGGATAAATCAATTTCAGAGGCAACCAACTGTTATCCTGCGTTGCCCTGAGCCCAGAAAAGATTAAACCATAAACAAACCCTTACCAGATAATCAATAAGTGAGACCCTGGCAAACCAGCAGGCAAatataagctccctttaaagTACTGATTAACTTCCCTTGCCCTCAGTTGACTCTGCACCCTTTACCTTTTGGGATTTTTCAATCATCATGATGCAGCTGAGAGTCAACAGTGGAAGCCAAAGCTGAATATAAGCTGCCCTCTGCACTTCAGCTAACAGTCATGTCTGATAGCTAGGCCCACATGTGAGTCTCTCTAGAGTCCAAGCCATAGAAGGTGTATAACTTTACTCATATTAAGTATACCAAGTTACATCTGATTCTACTTGATATCTGTATTGGTGAAGAGTTTCCAGCTGCATAACAGAAGTTTCATGGCCGTATCCTAGACTGTGAGAAAGCTGCATCGCTCCTTGGAAGGAAGATGCTGGACTTCAAATTCACAGATCTGTGCTTCAGATGCCAAACTATCTTCTCCAAATGTCCCTTCTTAGTGTTATATTGTAGGCTGTAGGGATAATCCCTTCCTGGTAGCCCAAAAGACTTTGTTGATCTCACTTTAGCCCTTCACATAACATCctactgttctgttttcagagaaattcAATGAACATCTGTGTATCCAACCATAATCTGATGTGTTGAGGctcttttcatttgttattgTATTGTGTGAATTCTTGCCTTCCTGTACACTGACCAGGACACAACAGTAATCAAAAGCAATGTTTTAAGGAAATTAATTGGGAACTCCAATGAGTCAGCACAGTGAAGGGTCACAGTATTTGGCTTtacaagtaaataaacaaaaaagcaacaacagtaCTCACTGATAACTGAGCACAGATCTGAGGAGTAAAACATTAACTAGAATATAACCAGAAAGCAGCATCGCTCAGCAAATGCATCCATTCACATCCTATAAAAGCATATTCAAGCTACAGCCCGCAGTAGGAGACACTTTCACAGTTGGTCTTCTGCCCACAGGAAAATGACATTGCGGCTTTGCTCTCTACTTACTGCCTGGATTTTTATCCTCCTCATTCCTGGCCTGTCTGAAGGAGGGAAACTCCTGGTGGTGCCCATGGTTGGAAGCCACTGGCTAAGCATGAAGGAAGTAGCTCACAAGCTTGCTGAGAGGGGACATGAAGTGGTGGTGCTTAAACCAGAAGTAAGCTGGCATACGGGAGACAAACACGAACACGCATACACTGTGAAAACATACCCAGTATCTACCAAGTTAGAAGAACTGGATGACACCTTTAGAGTGTATCTTGCAACTCACCTGAAGAGTAAGCCTTTCCCAGAAAATGTTATAGCACTCTACAAAATCTTCACAAGCCTTTTTGAAACCTTCTATTGTCAGTGCAAGGAactgttcagcagcacagaaacactgcaatacTTGAATCAAAGTGGCTTTGATGCTGTCCTCACAGACCCCTTTTTTATGTGTGGAGCAACAGTTGCTAATTACCTTTCACTTCCATTTGTGTTCTTCATGAGAGGATTACCTTGCAATCTGCACTTTgaagcagcacagtgcccaAGCCCTCTGTCGTATGTCCCAAGAACATTTTCATTCAACTCAGACCGCATGACATTTTTCCAGAGAGTGGAAAATACTCTGATTGCACTCCTGGAGCTCTTTTACTGTAATGCCATCTATCAAGATGCAATCAAGTTTTCCTCTGAAGTTCTTCAAAGAGATGTGTCCCTCACAGACCTCCTGaactctgcttctgtttcactaATGAGGTTTGACTTTGTGTTTGAGTATCCCAGACCAGTGTTGCCCAATATGGTCTTCATTGGAGGTATGAACTGTGCTGAGAAGAAACCACTGCCTAAGGTATGTTCTTTTCCAATTACACATTTTCCAAAGTAATGTAATTTCATGGCTTATAAACGATTAGTGTTCTTGgtaatctttttcttcctgaaatactTTAGTAGATCTGATTGCTGGCATTTGTTTTTACCATCATCTGGAACGGAGGCCAATGCCTGTTGTTTGAAttaatgttttcagagaaatcCAACAAGGTTTGACTTCATCTGCTGTATTCTTTCCTCAGTGAATACATGTTATTCTTCTGTCCCATGCAGGTGTACCTTCATCTTCGTGGAGTGTAACAAGTATTTCTTTCATCCGAATGATAAAATGCATTCCATTAACTTTAGAAGAAATTGTAATTAATTTCcgttgtttctgttttcctagcTGGCTAATCATTTCTTGTATGTGTTTCTTGACATTGATTTTTACCAGAATAGTTCTGCAGGAGTTTTAATGACAGCCTGTCTAGTTAAAGCAATTAGTAACATCAGACATTTCTTACTAATCATGAAGGAGGATTTATTCCCCCTGATATTTTCTCCTCACTTCTGAAATGTGGTCACACATTATCATTACATATTTGCACCACAGTTTCTTTGGgtcagattatttttctttcttcactttaaCACTTTCATGGGTTTATTCAGTTTCCAGTGAATTTCAGCAAATCAGATAGAAAATAAGCTGAATGCAGACATTGTGTTTGACTGAAGAGAGTGATAATTTACCGGTTTAGATTTTAGATGCACTATGGCATGCTCTTGCAGATTACATGACAGAACTGTTTTATAACCTTTTACACCTATTAATATCCTGAACTTGATGGTCAGACtaggtgatcttggaggtcttttccagcactGGTAATTCTGTGACACTATGAAGGTTCTCAGATCTGCCAACAGTTTGTAGATTGCTGCTTTCCAAAGGAGTGTAGCTACTCTCCCTGTATTTTATACCCAGTGCCCCCTATCATCAAAATGATGTTTGTCTCTGAGTGGAAATCgtgttttcttcacatttaaaaaactTGTGTATTCCTCCCATCTTCACTCTGGTGATATTTTCTAAGGAAGATGGTAGTGTTTGTCCTATTTTGCTTGGAACAActccctgcagcaaagcaacaaTGCCTTAGAGGGTAAACATGCAAATAAGTGGTGTGTATCCATACACAGATGTAAGCTCTATGTCAATCACTGCTGTTGAGAAGTATAATCATGTGATAAGAATAGATAGTTGT
This genomic window from Coturnix japonica isolate 7356 chromosome 7, Coturnix japonica 2.1, whole genome shotgun sequence contains:
- the LOC107316373 gene encoding UDP-glucuronosyltransferase 1-1-like isoform X17 codes for the protein MTLRLCSLLTAWIFILLIPGLSEGGKLLVVPMVGSHWLSMKEVAHKLAERGHEVVVLKPEVSWHTGDKHEHAYTVKTYPVSTKLEELDDTFRVYLATHLKSKPFPENVIALYKIFTSLFETFYCQCKELFSSTETLQYLNQSGFDAVLTDPFFMCGATVANYLSLPFVFFMRGLPCNLHFEAAQCPSPLSYVPRTFSFNSDRMTFFQRVENTLIALLELFYCNAIYQDAIKFSSEVLQRDVSLTDLLNSASVSLMRFDFVFEYPRPVLPNMVFIGGMNCAEKKPLPKEFEAIVNASGEHGIVVFSLGSMVSEIPMKKAMEIADALGTVPQTVLWRYTGEVPPNLPKNVKLVKWLPQNDLLAHPKTRAFITHGGSHGVYEGICNAVPMVLMPLFGDQMDNAKRVESRGAGLTLNILEMTSKDISDALKAVINDKKYKENIQRLSDLHLDRPIHPLDLAVHWVEFVMRHKGAPHLRPAAHDLNWIQYHSLDVFAFLLAVVLLSLFISVKCCMFCCRRCCFKKGRKSKKSKTH